GACGGGGTGATCAGCTTGCCGCTGGCACAGACCCGGATCCGCTGCCGCAATCCCTGCTTCTTCAGGATATCGACCACCTCGGGCAGGCTTTCCCGGATCGGCACGCCCATATTGTCGATCAGGCTCATGGGCGCGGCGCCGGAGCCGCCGTCGGCGCTGTCGATGGTGATGAAGTCGGGCGCGCTTTCCTCGCCGCGCTTATTGATCTCCTCGCACAGGTCGACGTAGAAACTCTCGTGCCCCATGACGCTTTTGAAGCCGACCGGTTTACCGGTCACGTCGCGCACATAATGGATCATGTCCAAAAGGTCGCCGACATTTTTGATTTCCGGGTGGCGGTTGGGACTGATCGCATCTTCCCCCACCGGAATGCCGCGGATTGCGGCGATTTCCGGGGTGACCTTGATGCCGGGCAGGATGCCGCCCTTGCCGGGCTTGGCGCCCTGGCTCAGCTTGATTTCAATCATTTTGACCTGGTCGTGGCCGCCAACCTTGCGCAGCTTGTCCTCGTCAAACCCGCCTTCCGGCTTGCGCACCCCGAATTTGGCGGTGCCGATCTGGAACACGATGTCGCAGCCGCCTTCCAGGTGATAGGGCGACAATCCCCCTTCCCCGGTGTTCATCCACACCCCGGCCATTTTCGCCCCCCGGGACAAAGCCCGGACCGCCGGCACCGACAGCGCGCCAAAGCTCATGCCGGAAATATTGACCAGAGCGTCAGTTTCATAGGGGTGGCGGCAATGGGGGCCGATGGTGACCGGTCCGGCCTCGACCACTTCCTCATCCAGATGGGGGAAAGCGGTGTTGGCGAAATAGACCGTGCCCACGGGCCTGAGGTCGCGGGTGGAGCCGAAGGCGATGGTGCTGTCCACATCCTTGGCCGCCCGGTAGCACCAGGAGCGTTCGGCGCGGTTAAACGGCATTTCCTCCCGGTCCATGGCGAAAAAATACTGGCGGAAAAACTCGCCGAGATGCTCGAAGAAATAGCGGAACCGGGCAATGACCGGGAAATTGCGCCGGAGCGTGCTTTCGGTCTGGGTCTTGTCGACCACATAGAGAATGGCGACCCAGATGACCCCGGTGCCGACCACGAACAGGAACAGATAGGCCAGTACTTCGATGAAATTTATGGACAGCGTGGAGAAATTTTCCATGACACACACCCCTTGTTTTTCAAAAGCTTACACTGAACGGGGAGGTTTTAAAATGAAAAACCAAGAAGCCCCTTCTTTAGGACCCGGGTAGTCCATAAAAATGTGCCATCGCATAAAAGAGAGCCGCCAAAGTCACGTGCGACCCACTATATGAGAAAGCAAACTGCGAAACCCTTTTATGGTAGGCTGACAATTGGAAACGCTTTTTTTCAAACCACCATACGGCTAGCGAGATTAGCGGCGCAAAAAACAACATGAATGCGGCCGTTAATGAATGCATTCCTGACCATACATGCACATCCATCAAATAGTAGAGCAACATTGTAACCAGCCATCCATAGCAGCCGAACACGATAAATAAAGAAAATATTGGTGGAGAAGAAATTCGCGCCCTTCTCATCCTATGAGCCAGCCAAAGGAACAAAGACAGCCCTGCCAAAGGCAGTAGGATGTGAATTAATATCAACTTTGCAGATTCGGTCATTATTTGCCCCCAATTTTCACTTACTTATCCTACCCAATTTTGCAGCAAAAAAAAGCCCCGGTGCATTTCCACCAGGGCTCGAGTTGGACAGTAATGCCGTGACGGATCAGGTCACAGCAGCCTTTGCCTGATATTCAGGCAAATTCCATAAATTCTTCTGCATGATGTCCTGGAGCATTTCGACCGTGTCCCAGATATCACTGTAGCGGACATAAAGCGGGGCGAAACCAAAACGCAGGATATCCGGCGCCCGGAAGTCGCCGATGATGTTGCGCTCGATCAGGGCCTGCATGATGGGATAGCCATAGTCATGGGTCAGGGAAACCTGGCTGCCGCGCACCTCGGCATCGCGGGGACTGACGACCTCGAAGCCGCAGCCGTCGAGTTTTTCCTCTACCAACTGGATGAACATATCCCCGAGCCGTTTCGATTTCTCCCGCAGCATGCCCATGTCGGCCCGGGCCATCAGGTCGACGCCTTCCTCCAGTAAGGACATGGACAGGATCGGCTGGGTGCCGGTCATCATCTGCCAGATATCCTCGGCCGGTTCATAATCGCGGGTGAAGTCGAACGGCGCCTTGTGGCTCCACCAGCCGTCCAGCGGCTGCCGGAACCGGCCCTGGTGACGTTTGGCCACATAGACAAAGGCCGGGGCACCCGGCCCGCCGTTGAGATACTTATAGCCGCAACCAACCGCAAAATCCGCCTTCCAGTCGCCCAGGTCCACCGGCACCGCCCCGGCGGAATGGGCCAGGTCCCAGACCACCAGCGCGCCGACAGAGCGGGCCTTTTCCATGATCGCTTTCACATCCAGGATCTGCCCGGTCTTGTAATGGACATGGACCAGCGAGACCACGGCCACATCCTCGGTAATCGCGTCGATCAGCTGTTCGCGCTCGGCAAAAATCACCTCATGGCCATAGCCAAGATGCTTGCACAGGCCTTGGGCCACATAATTGTCGGTGGGAAAATTGGAGCCTTCCATCAGGATCTTGCGCCGGTCCGCCTTCATGTCGAGCGCCAGGCTCAGCACCTTGAACAGGTTGAGGCTGGTATTGTCGCAGACGATGACCTCGCCCTGATCGGCGCCGATCAGACCGGCGATCTTATTCCCGATCCGCTGGCCCATCTCGAACCAGCCGGCCTTGTTCCAGCTTTTAATCAGGTCCCGGCCCCATTCCTGCTCCACCACCCGGCGGGCGCGTTCTTTCGAGCTTTTCGGCAGCGGTCCAAGACTGTTGCCATCCAGGTAAATCACATCTTCAGGTAACTCGAATTCCGCGCGAAAGGATGCCAGGGGATCGGTGCGATCCAGATCTTCAAACTGTTCCCGGGTCAGCATTCAGCACTACTCCTTATCAAAACTCTCATTTTCAATTCTGCCAATGACAACCCCTGAAGCATCATCTATCTTTTAACCCCACGGGAAAATTTACCATTCTTTTTCCTGTCAGTAATTTTTTTCTGACAGGAAAAAACAGCAAAAACTGCGCCTGTGGGCGGAATAAACAGTTAAAAATTTTATGGGGATCAAAAGACTGTGGCGAAAGATATCTGGCGCGACTGGGACAGGGAAAAACTTGAGCGGGAATATTCGCCAAGCAGCTGCATTGACGACATCAAAGTCTATATCAAGATGTATAATGAGCTCAGCGCAAAAGGCCGGGAAGCCTGCGCCAAAAACCTGCTGGCCGACGTCAGATACGGGCCGGAGGAGCGCTCGGTCATGGATGTTTTCGTCCCCGACGGCGACGGCCCCTTCCCGGTCCATGTGTTTATCCACGGCGGCTACTGGCAGATGCTGTCAAAATTGGAAAGCAGCTTTGCCGCCCCCAATTTTATCGACCAGGATATCATCTTCATTGCCCTCGATTATACCCTGGCGCCGGAAGCCACCATGCCGGAGATCATCGAGCAGACCCGACGCGGCCTGATCAGCATCCTGAAAACCGCCCATAACTTCAAAGGTGACCCCGGGAATGTTTCCATTTCCGGCAGCTCGGCCGGCGGCCACCTCGCCGCGGAGATGCTCAGCACCGACTGGCCGGCATGGGGATTTGACAGCTGCCCGCTGAAGGCCGCCCTGCTCGTCAGCGGCGTATTTGACGTGCGCCCGCTGGTCCATACCTATGTCAACGACCCGCTGGGGCTCGACGAGCCAACCGCCGAGGCCTGCAGCCCGATGTTTCACCTGCCGGAGCACAGCTGCCCGATACTTGTGACCTATGGCGAAAATGAAACCGCCGAGTTCAAGCGCCAGAGCGAGGATTATTTCCGCGCCATGCTGGCAAAAGGCGCGAGCGGGGAATGTTTTGAACTCCCCGTCGTCAATCACTTCGATATTGTCATGGAACTCAACCGGCCGGACAGCCTGCTGTTCCGGAAACTAGAGGCCCTGATCCGTTCAGAGTGAGGTGCGGACCGACCAGAGTTCGGGGAAGAATTGCAGCTCGAGCGCCTTGGACAGATAACTGACCCCGCCGGTGCCGCCGGTGCCGCGCCGGTAGCCGATCACCCGCTCCACCGTTTTCAGGTGGCTGAAGCGCCAGCTCTGGAACCGATGTTCCAGGTCGACCAGTTTTTCGGCCAGCTCATAAAGATCCCAGTATTTGTCGGCCATGGCGTAAACCTGCTGCCAGACCTGCTCCACCTCTGCGGAGGCCACATAGGGCTCGCTCCAGTCCCGGCTGAGCTTGTCGGTGGGAACATTGAAGCCACGATCATAGAGCAGCTTCAGGGTCAGGTCATAAATGCTCGGCGTATCCAGTGCCGCCCTGACCTGGCGGTAGATTTCCGGATGAGCCTTGTGCACCTCGACCATGCCCGGGTTCTTGTTGCCCAGCGAAAATTCGATGATCCGGTACTGGTAGGACTG
The DNA window shown above is from Emcibacter nanhaiensis and carries:
- the kynU gene encoding kynureninase, which produces MLTREQFEDLDRTDPLASFRAEFELPEDVIYLDGNSLGPLPKSSKERARRVVEQEWGRDLIKSWNKAGWFEMGQRIGNKIAGLIGADQGEVIVCDNTSLNLFKVLSLALDMKADRRKILMEGSNFPTDNYVAQGLCKHLGYGHEVIFAEREQLIDAITEDVAVVSLVHVHYKTGQILDVKAIMEKARSVGALVVWDLAHSAGAVPVDLGDWKADFAVGCGYKYLNGGPGAPAFVYVAKRHQGRFRQPLDGWWSHKAPFDFTRDYEPAEDIWQMMTGTQPILSMSLLEEGVDLMARADMGMLREKSKRLGDMFIQLVEEKLDGCGFEVVSPRDAEVRGSQVSLTHDYGYPIMQALIERNIIGDFRAPDILRFGFAPLYVRYSDIWDTVEMLQDIMQKNLWNLPEYQAKAAVT
- a CDS encoding FMN-binding glutamate synthase family protein; translation: MENFSTLSINFIEVLAYLFLFVVGTGVIWVAILYVVDKTQTESTLRRNFPVIARFRYFFEHLGEFFRQYFFAMDREEMPFNRAERSWCYRAAKDVDSTIAFGSTRDLRPVGTVYFANTAFPHLDEEVVEAGPVTIGPHCRHPYETDALVNISGMSFGALSVPAVRALSRGAKMAGVWMNTGEGGLSPYHLEGGCDIVFQIGTAKFGVRKPEGGFDEDKLRKVGGHDQVKMIEIKLSQGAKPGKGGILPGIKVTPEIAAIRGIPVGEDAISPNRHPEIKNVGDLLDMIHYVRDVTGKPVGFKSVMGHESFYVDLCEEINKRGEESAPDFITIDSADGGSGAAPMSLIDNMGVPIRESLPEVVDILKKQGLRQRIRVCASGKLITPSEVAWAYCAGADFVNSARGYMFALGCIQSLQCNKNTCPTGITTHNKKLQYGLNPEDKAVRVYHYARNMEKEVKIIAHSCGVDSPRQLTRDHARLRLGNGKSMVMSELYPELGM
- the kynA gene encoding tryptophan 2,3-dioxygenase; protein product: MSETYKPGAVDLTGEDIHWDQDVSYGQYLGLDKLLDCQTLRSDQHDEMMFIIIHQASELWMKLSIHELTGAMEQIRRDELGPAFKMISRIARIQEQLIQSWNILATMTPSDYLKFRDSLGQSSGFQSYQYRIIEFSLGNKNPGMVEVHKAHPEIYRQVRAALDTPSIYDLTLKLLYDRGFNVPTDKLSRDWSEPYVASAEVEQVWQQVYAMADKYWDLYELAEKLVDLEHRFQSWRFSHLKTVERVIGYRRGTGGTGGVSYLSKALELQFFPELWSVRTSL
- a CDS encoding alpha/beta hydrolase, translating into MAKDIWRDWDREKLEREYSPSSCIDDIKVYIKMYNELSAKGREACAKNLLADVRYGPEERSVMDVFVPDGDGPFPVHVFIHGGYWQMLSKLESSFAAPNFIDQDIIFIALDYTLAPEATMPEIIEQTRRGLISILKTAHNFKGDPGNVSISGSSAGGHLAAEMLSTDWPAWGFDSCPLKAALLVSGVFDVRPLVHTYVNDPLGLDEPTAEACSPMFHLPEHSCPILVTYGENETAEFKRQSEDYFRAMLAKGASGECFELPVVNHFDIVMELNRPDSLLFRKLEALIRSE